CTGCTTATGGGACTTCCTTCCCTTTGTTCCTAACTCTGCTCCACTTTGTCCTCGTTCCTCCAGAGCCACTGAGGGTCACCTTGTCCCCCAAGAACCTGAAGACGGGGATCAGCAGTACGGTCATCCTCTCCTGCGCCGTCCAAGGTTCCCCACACTTTACCGTGTCCTGGTACCGAAACACGGAACCGGTCCTGCCCGATCAGCACTTTTCCATCCAGGGGGCTCACAATGAGACGCTCTTCATTTCCGCTGCACAAAAGAGACACTCGGGGGCTTACCAGTGCTTTGCTACACGCAAAGGACAGACTGCCCAGGACTTCTCCATCATACTGCTGGAAGGTGAGCTATTTTTGCGAATAAACTATGAATGTAGAAATAAGTGACACAACAATTAATTTTCCAATCATAATCTAATAGTTTGAGATGACTCAGTGTGTGTTGAACTCTTGATTAACGACATAAAGGAAATATTTCAGAGGTGCAAAGGTTTTGATTAAACCACTTAATATCATAATTTTTACTGCATAAAATTTCCATTGATGTCTGATTTTTGTGTCTAGTAGGTGTTAAGTTCGTGtctattttctcattttattcctTCTTCCATCGCACCGCTGATGAAACGTTACTTTTGTTTCTGACCTCCCGGGACttgtggttgtttttcagaCGGCACGCCCCGTATCGTCGCCTCCTTCAGCGAGAGGGTGGTGGTCCCGGGCGAACCCTTCTCCCTGATGTGCGCCGCCAAAGGGGCGCCGCCGCCCACCATCACCTGGACCCTGGACGACGAGCCGGTGGCCCGGGACCTGTCGCGGGTCCGGGCCAGCCAGTACACCCTCTCTGACGGCAGCACCGTGAGCCACGTCAACGTCAGCAGCCCGCAGATTCGCGATGGAGGAGTGTATCGGTGCGCCGCACGAAACTCGGCCGGTAGTGCTGAGTACCAAGCGCGCATAAACGTAAGAGGTGCCTGTCTACTTTTCAATATCAGTCATACAGAGGCTTTTTACAGCCAGCCCCCTACCCCACCCCGACCAATATCCTCTCCTGTATCTTTCTATATCTCTTCATCTATcgctctgtttgtgtttgactttCTCTTAAAATTTATTTCTCCTTTTGTATATTTGGTTCTGTATGTCTATCTTTCGTACGTTTGCTATTGATCAGCATTTTTGTGTTAGTTTTTGAAAATTAGCACTTGTTTACAGTTACTCGGTAGTTCTTTAAAGAGAGGGTGGAGAGTCCACCAGTTCAGGTTGACCTCAACCGTTTTTCTccaaacttccttttttttgcgaatatattacatttaaaattttGATTTATATAAAATGGAATCTAGTTCTTCAAAGTAAGGCCTCACAGTATTAAAATGTGGTCTTTGCATGTATGAAAAGCCTCTCTGACATTAAAAGGTAGATTAAACCTCAAAGGACGTTGAGAGCAGGTACTGATTTTTGAAGAATGATATCTGTGGTAGCATGCCTTGTTTCAAATGAGACATGGAAACTTACCCAGCTGATTATAACATTTCAGCACTTCTGCCTCCATAGTCTTTGATTTAATCCACAAAATATAGAATAGTTTGATTTCACGGGAAACAGCTTCATTGAATGAAAATACATTGCGGACGGAGGCTACAAAACTAAATGAAACATAGTTTGTTGTATGTTTACTtgctattttttgtttgttgctcAAAAAGTAACTTTAACAGCTTATCATTGACTGTAAGTGACTTTGGCATTCTCAGAAAGGCATGATACGGGTCTTTAACTCACATTGCgtttgcaatttaaaaaaatgaaacatatgAAATTTTTAAAATCAACCAGGTGTATTTATTTCAACTCACATTACGGTCAACTGATCATTCATAGAAGAAGATCTCATCTTGAAATAACTGGTCAGGACACAATCTCTGAAGGGATTTTGTAttctggaaagaaaagagaacgTTACTGGAGAAACGGACTCATaattttaagtttctttttctaTGGGCTTTGAAGGAGAAATCATGAAACGGAATGTTTTGAAGGGTAGCAGTCTTTTGGATGGGGACAAATTAAACACTATGAAATCAACTAGGATATAAATCTAATAATATGACAGGTCACATCTTAATGCCCTCCTTAAAAACTACAGCTTCCAGTTGGTCACACTCATCTGGGATCTCATGTTACCTGAAAGAAACAGATCTATGTATGAACGATGACCAGAAGAAACCACAACAAAATAACTGAGGTGACTAGCAACATGCAGACAGCGCAGTACACAGCTCTGTTAAAGCTAAGATCATGTTTAATTAGAGCTGGGAATGCATCACAGCCACTGTTGATATCTAAATCTTTAatgttgctgtcaggaggacttAGTTCAGGAATAATGAGGCCCTCTTCCTTCAGTAAACAGAGGTCATCGAGACGACAGCTCCTGCTCATGCTCAGGCTAAGAATCAGCTCAGCgagcaaaactgaaaaagaaagaagaaaatggaaaCACTTGTTTCTATTAAAGACTTGAAGAACAGGcaacaacaaactgaaacttTAGTAACTGTAACTGTGTCAGTTTTTGAGTAGTGCTGGGCCGTGATTAAAGCTCTTGACCGTGATTAATGAATGACTTTCTGTAATTAATCTCTTTTGTTGCGTGCAGAATGCAATAATGAACTCAAAGCTGGTGTATCACAGACTTTTATTCTTAACcattatataaaaaaacaattgCAACACGGTGTGATTTACAAACAAAACTTGCAACAAATAGTGTGATTTTGTTCCATTTACACAGTAGCACTGTGTAAGTGTTTTGTCGACATGAACACGCACATcattaaacacacacttctttgcCTGCTCGGCCTACCTGTAGACAACGGTCCTACACAcgctgcaaacaaacaaaacattcaactAAATAGACTGCAGCTTAATGTACTGCAAGACGGGAGTGGGAGAGTGACGCAGATGGCATGAGTGAAGAGGGGAGGCCGACGAGATGAAATGAGAGAAGAAGGATGGACAGGACTGTCCGTTAGGGAGCGATGGTGAAGAGACTGGTGATGTTGCTGTCATGTGCGATGACAGATGTGGAGCGACATCGACGGACAGGCCCGTATCGCTGCCTGTAcgtctccctgtctctcctcccctctctgtctctctttgctCCGTCCTTTGATGAGCTGTGTAGTTGTGACATGCGAGTCTGCTCTGGGCGGACATGCCAGAGCGATCGGCGGCGTGAGAATGAACCCCTCTGCCAGAGAGTTTCAACCCAACATGCATCACAAACTGAGGCAACTGCGCTCAATAGACACACAAAACATTCAGATCCACACTTGGAAAAAACAGTCACTGACTGAAATGTGATCCACTCAACTAATTTATTCAATGGGAGACCAGCAGTGAATGCATGAGTTTACGTAGACATAGTAATCCGCACGTGTATACTGTCTCTGTATCTGCatctgtctgcgtgtgtgtgtgagtgtgtgtgtgtgtgtgtgcgcgtatgCCTGAGACGGTGCTACTGAATAATACATCTTTGACTCGTCAAAGCCGCGACTTCAAAGCTCAGCACATGCTGCGaaagggaggagagggaaagagaCAGAGTGAAGTGGGGGTAGGAGGGCTGGAaggagagacaaaaacaaaggttccaGATGAACAATGGTGAGAAGGTCACACAAGAAGTGACGGAGGATTGAGCGAGAGCTTCCAGTATCTCGCAATAATGCTAAACACATAAACATATCTTGTGTCCGTTTGGTTGTTTGTCTGCCGGGCTGTGTAGATTTCACACTCCGTGTTTTAAAGGTGACAGATGACTGTGAACGTTGTGCCACCAGAAACTGAATCTGGATTCTGAAGGCTGAATTTGACATGCATCATTTGTTGCATTCATGTACGCGTTCAGATTCTCTTAGTGTCAAATTAAATTTTCCAGCTTGATTTAGAATTTTGCTGCAGTAAATCCTGATATAACTCATGATTTTAGTTCAGTTTCTTTGAGTTCAGGtcatcctctttttctttttctttttctttttctttttattttgcagaGGTGTTAAAATTATAGCAGAGTAACATctgaagaatgtttttttttttttttttttttttttgcaatttgaaGGAAATCAGGTGTTATGTGCCAAGAGTCTTTCTCTGAACTGGAAATTAATATGAATGAGTTCTAAAAACATACATTGCGATGGCTTTTAGggcaaaatgaagaaaaagtaaTGATATGGTCTTATAAGAGGCACACAATAttctctcctcacagcaggTATATTTTCAGTGTGAGTCCTGGCTTGCCCTTTCTGTGTTGTGTAGAAgcgtgagttttttttttacaggtacTCTGgtctcctcccacagtccaaaaatatacATTCAAGGTTAATTAGTCACTTTGAAACTGCCTGCAGACAtgaaggtgagtgtgtgtctgtctctctgctctgtggtACCTGGTGGTCTGTGCAGAGTGCACCCTGCCTTTCCACATGTTTAAGGGGGATTTGCTCCTTCTCAACCAGAGCTTAGTTAAAGCAGGAGGTGGGTGGATGTtggatgagggggggggggaaagtaAATCACATTGAACGTcacatcagtgttttatttattttctttttttgatcaaCTCACAATTCTTTATGGTGACATGGACATTAGATGTTTTAAAACTGAAGGTCAAAAACTGAAATTGGATTTGAACAGACATTTCTAGAAGGATGAAATGCTGTCTTAAATGTGattcttttcatttgaaagcCCGGTGTAGAAGTTTGAATAAGGAACTTTGGGGCTGCATCTTACtgtagtggttagcgctctaAGAATCTCCACTGTTTATCTtgtgggcctttctgtgtggagtttgcatgttccttaAGAGCATGTGTGGGTCACG
The sequence above is a segment of the Salarias fasciatus chromosome 14, fSalaFa1.1, whole genome shotgun sequence genome. Coding sequences within it:
- the LOC115401080 gene encoding Down syndrome cell adhesion molecule-like protein 1 homolog isoform X3; its protein translation is MRGNVAVFKCLIPSAVQEYVSVVSWEKDTVSIVPGNRFFLTSFGALYISEVQKEDALSTYRCITKHKYSGETRQSNGARLSVMDPTESTPSVLDSFQSGEVQVGHSVELPCVASGYPNPTIRWLKDGRPLPADSRWTRRITGLTVSDLRLEDSGNYICEVTNSFGSKEVTGHLNVIEPLRVTLSPKNLKTGISSTVILSCAVQGSPHFTVSWYRNTEPVLPDQHFSIQGAHNETLFISAAQKRHSGAYQCFATRKGQTAQDFSIILLEDGTPRIVASFSERVVVPGEPFSLMCAAKGAPPPTITWTLDDEPVARDLSRVRASQYTLSDGSTVSHVNVSSPQIRDGGVYRCAARNSAGSAEYQARINVLQGFGR